A genomic region of Chloroflexota bacterium contains the following coding sequences:
- a CDS encoding long-chain fatty acid--CoA ligase, translated as MYIGDWLGKRELLTPERLALVDDRDGERYSYRQLNSRANRLAASLRQRFGVGKGDRVAILAKNQIGYLDALFATGKLGAILVPLNWRLTEHELIYMLKDSASSVLLYDSQFAPLLPTLCSQTPIKQCVQFGPEYEQLLAQASDLPISESVDLDDPHLILYTSGTTGAPKGAVLSHRVLVWNSLNTNVGWDLHADDVSIIHTPLFHTGGLNVLTLPILHAGGTMVLMQEWNPERCLQLIEQEHVTIFFAVPTMFEMLLQAPNFAQTNLSSLRFCIAGGSPCPIPLIEAYQQRNIPFRQGYGLTEVSVNCFTLNPEDAIRKAGSVGKPIFHLDARIVDEAGRDVPTNSIGELILYGPTVCNGYWRNPVATAQALQKGWFYTGDLARVDAEGYFYIVDRKKDMYISGGENVYPAEVENVLYQHPAVQECAVIGIPDSRWGEVGRALVVLRPSTQLDEPSLIAFCRERLASYKTPKSIYFLPDLPHNASGKVVKPELRKLFGY; from the coding sequence ATGTACATTGGTGACTGGCTTGGCAAGCGCGAGTTGCTTACGCCAGAGCGACTAGCGCTGGTTGACGACCGTGATGGCGAGCGCTATAGCTACCGCCAATTGAATAGCCGTGCCAATCGTTTGGCTGCGAGTTTGCGCCAACGTTTTGGTGTAGGCAAAGGCGATCGGGTGGCGATTTTGGCCAAAAATCAAATTGGCTACCTCGATGCTTTATTCGCCACTGGCAAGCTTGGGGCGATTTTAGTGCCACTCAACTGGCGCTTAACCGAGCATGAATTAATTTATATGCTCAAAGATAGCGCATCGAGTGTGTTGCTCTACGATAGCCAATTTGCGCCGCTGCTGCCAACCTTGTGCAGCCAAACCCCAATCAAGCAGTGTGTTCAGTTTGGGCCTGAATACGAGCAACTGCTGGCGCAAGCTAGCGATTTGCCGATCAGCGAATCGGTTGATCTCGATGATCCGCACTTGATTTTGTATACCTCGGGTACAACTGGCGCTCCCAAAGGCGCAGTACTTTCGCATCGGGTGCTGGTGTGGAATTCGCTCAATACCAATGTTGGCTGGGATTTACATGCCGATGATGTGAGTATTATTCATACGCCGTTGTTTCATACTGGCGGCCTGAATGTGCTAACCCTGCCCATTTTGCATGCTGGAGGCACAATGGTTTTGATGCAAGAATGGAACCCCGAACGCTGTTTGCAATTGATCGAGCAAGAGCATGTAACGATCTTTTTTGCAGTGCCAACCATGTTTGAGATGCTGTTGCAAGCGCCCAATTTTGCCCAAACCAACCTCAGCAGCCTACGTTTTTGCATCGCTGGCGGCTCGCCCTGTCCAATTCCCTTGATCGAAGCCTATCAGCAGCGCAATATACCGTTTCGCCAAGGCTATGGCCTGACCGAAGTTTCGGTTAATTGCTTCACGCTCAACCCCGAGGATGCCATTCGTAAGGCTGGCTCGGTTGGCAAGCCGATTTTTCACCTCGATGCACGCATTGTCGATGAGGCAGGTCGCGATGTGCCGACCAACAGCATTGGCGAATTGATTTTATATGGACCGACGGTGTGCAATGGCTATTGGCGCAATCCGGTCGCAACCGCTCAGGCCTTGCAAAAAGGTTGGTTCTACACAGGCGATCTGGCGCGGGTCGATGCTGAAGGTTATTTCTACATCGTTGATCGCAAAAAGGATATGTATATTTCTGGCGGCGAGAATGTTTACCCTGCTGAGGTTGAAAACGTGCTCTATCAGCACCCTGCGGTACAAGAATGCGCCGTGATTGGTATTCCCGACAGTCGTTGGGGCGAGGTTGGGCGGGCTTTAGTAGTGTTGCGGCCAAGCACGCAGCTCGATGAGCCAAGCTTGATCGCCTTTTGTCGTGAACGCCTTGCCAGCTACAAAACCCCCAAATCGATTTATTTTCTGCCCGACTTACCACATAACGCCAGTGGTAAGGTCGTCAAGCCTGAGCTACGCAAGTTGTTTGGGTATTAG